The sequence GGAAACCAAATTAGTTCTACGTTTCGCCTATCTGGAGAATCCGGCTCAGCGGCGGACTGGATGGACATCAGCAGGAAAGCGATCTGGAATGCGCGCCACTTGCCCCTACCCTTTGATGAAGTCAAGTCGGAGGGATTCTGGTAGGTGTCAGAAAAATCGATTCTTCTTGCATTCGAGTTGTACAGCGCACGTCGCGGCTCTCGCCTGCTACGCACCTGCTGGAGCAAAATAGCGTGATTGGCAAGCCGGAAAGCCTTGAGAGCCATTTTGTCTCTTTGCAGGTACGCAAGCCCATCAAGCATTCTCCTGGCGCATTCGCGGCAATCATCAAGGTGTTGCCGCGCCGTCGCCTGGTAGCCTGGATCGAGCGATGGTATTTCGTCTTCCTTCTCTTTAATCCATTGGCGGTATAGTTCTATAACTTCTGACAGGGCATCGAAGCCGTCATCACCAGGCGTGAGTCCCGCGAGCGTGGCCATCGAAACTTCGACCAGCGACTTGTCTGTCCTGCGCACATCGGAAGTGATGCTCGGTGTCTCGACTTGAGGGAGCGCCTCCCCGCTGACCCACACAGCCCTGCCGGCGCCTTCGCTCATTCCCCAGTTCGCAGCGCAACCGTGGCCCACGGCGAAAGTTTCCCGGTCGCGGTAAAGAAGCGCTATGGAATCCTCCTCCGCATCCATAAAATTATTCATGCGATCGCGAAGCCTGACCGGGTAAGGCAAAATGAACGGTTCACCTTGATGAGAGTCTCCTGCCTTAACAATCTTTGCTTTGAAGTGAGCCTGAAAGAGAGAAAGATTGTTCGCGGATACACCTGCAGGTGTGCGGTTAATAAGGCAAACCGTCAGGAGGCGATTATTTCCCGTGCCGGAAGGCCGGGAAAATAATTCGATGCGCAGGTCCAGCCCCTCCATATTCGTGGCCTCGGGCCTTTCGACCGGCTGCACCATCGCGTTCATAGCAGAGCGGATCGCCCTGCCATCGAAACGCGCCTTAATTGTTACCGGGCGCCTGAGCCACCACGTACGTGACTGCCCGGCGACTTGTACTTCCTTACCCAAGTAACGGCCGCCGGAAGCCTCGACGACGAGTTCGGAGCCTTCGAGGAATTCCGCCACGAAGCTTACAGCCATGCTGCTCGGCTTGTAGGCGTTCGCGGAAGAGAGGGCGAAGTCGTCTACTCCTGCCCCGAAAGACACATCTGATTTCTTTCCTATTTTCTCCTTTAGCCCCTCAACGACGTCATTTAGCCGTTCCTCACCTGGCAACTCACTCGCGCTGGCCTGCTCTTCGTCATTCGCCCCGGCCCCGGTTGGCGTATCACTTCCGAGCATAGCAGTCTCGTCACTATCGGAAAGAGTTTTCAGCGGGAAGAGTACCCCGATTCCATATCTCTTCGTAGGCGAATCCCGTAAGAGTATTTCTTCACCAGAATCTTTTTGCCGCCACGGGCCGTACGATTCGCTTACTTCGTTGAACACGATAGAGCCGCTGCAATCAATTTCTTTACCCTGTGGCGAGGGTCCCACCAACTCTTCCCTTACCACCCCAATGATGAAATCCCTATTCGCGACGTGATCTGGTTCTGGCATTAGTATTACTCCGTATGAAAAGCTCTGCGTGGAGCTAAGTGAGCGTCTTGATAATTTCGTCCTTGGCGGTTTCGTGAACAAGCAGCACGAGCCTATCAACGGCGCGTGTGATGCCGATATAGAAGATTGCCATCGAGGCCGGGTCAGAGATTCGATTGACATCAGTTACAATGATTGCGGGCGCTTCCATGCCCTTGAAGGCGTGAACAGAACAATAGCGCGTGTAACCTTTAGCTATAGCGGTGAAAGGGTTCAGCCTGCTCTTCCACGGTTGAGATTGAACTTGCGAGGCGCAAGCGGCATCCGATCTCTTCGAGAGAATGACGATGTCGCCATTCGCGAAGCCGTCCCTGTGCAGCCTGTCCAGTGTTTCGATGAGTAAGGCCTGTTGCTCTTCACCGTCCTTGTAATAGCGAATTCGCGGCTCGATCCCATTATCTGGCCGTAGGATTTTTTTGTAAGCGGGGGCCAAGCCCCCAAGAAGCCTGGCCGTTTCTGCAATGCGAGGCGTGTTCCGGCAATTCACACGCAGGGAATACAACGGCACATTGCTGGCACGCGATTTCAGCACTTCACGAAGCGTCAGGTTTGCCGATTCATATATTGACTGCTTCTCGAAGTCGCCGAAGAGCCGCCAGCGCCCGGAGGCAAGCCCGCCCCTGAGACTGAGGTCGAGGAAGTCAAGGTAATCGTCTCGCAATACATCCTGCGCCTCGTCGACAACCAGCTCGTCGAATAAATGGTCATTCCCCGCCACCTCTACTAGCCGTTCCATCGCCAAGCGGGGAAGTGTCGTTTCCCAGAAGTGCGAATCATTTCCTGCGCCGCCAGGGCTCACCCCCGCCACTTCAAGCATGTGGCTGTGTAATGTCCTGGCGGTCACTTCCGGCTTAAGAACAGCCGCCTCTTCTTCAAGCCACTTTCCCAGCAGGCGATTGAAACAGAGCAACAACACGCGGCGCCCGGCCGCATGCCCGCGCCGGGCGGCTTCGATCGCGAGCATCGTTTTCCCGGTGCCGGCAGGGCCTTCAAATGCGACTCGATCGTTAGCTTCCATTGCGTCAAGCGCTATGTATTGTTCCTCAGTGTAGTGTTTGAGTTCTGTGTTGAGCCGCTCGGTGTGCGACTTTGAACTTTCGATGAATTCGAAGTGCGGGCGGAGCGCCCTAGCGATCGCTTCACACTGCTCAACCGCCGGCTCACCAGATGCTGGGTTGAACCAGGGACTGCTTGTGTGTTCCTGTAAATGCAGCCGGGCATGATCAAGAATTGTTTCAAGCGAGCTGGCCAGGGGGCGGGCGGTGAAGGCTTGCCTGTCTATGACCTGCCAGTGATGCCATTCACCCGACGTGATGGTAAACGCGACGTATGGAAAGACAACCGCCGGCCAGAATAGAATCCCGGCCGTGTCG comes from Acidobacteriota bacterium and encodes:
- a CDS encoding NERD domain-containing protein gives rise to the protein MARMIPASIYAGCASPGEREIFRALRDDPATSNWIVLHSLDIAEHQKQVSGEADFVVIVPGKGVLCLEVKACSTLRRTPEGIWYYGTDPKGDSRGPFKQASEAMHSIRKHLLKARPDTAGILFWPAVVFPYVAFTITSGEWHHWQVIDRQAFTARPLASSLETILDHARLHLQEHTSSPWFNPASGEPAVEQCEAIARALRPHFEFIESSKSHTERLNTELKHYTEEQYIALDAMEANDRVAFEGPAGTGKTMLAIEAARRGHAAGRRVLLLCFNRLLGKWLEEEAAVLKPEVTARTLHSHMLEVAGVSPGGAGNDSHFWETTLPRLAMERLVEVAGNDHLFDELVVDEAQDVLRDDYLDFLDLSLRGGLASGRWRLFGDFEKQSIYESANLTLREVLKSRASNVPLYSLRVNCRNTPRIAETARLLGGLAPAYKKILRPDNGIEPRIRYYKDGEEQQALLIETLDRLHRDGFANGDIVILSKRSDAACASQVQSQPWKSRLNPFTAIAKGYTRYCSVHAFKGMEAPAIIVTDVNRISDPASMAIFYIGITRAVDRLVLLVHETAKDEIIKTLT